The genomic segment GCGATAGTGCATCCACTTGCCGTCCTTACGGTCTTTGAGAAACTTCGCCTTTTTCAGGACCCCGAGGTGAAAGGAAACCTTGGGCTGCACCATGTCAAGGGCGGAGACTATGTCGCAAACGCACAGTTCTCCTCCTTCAAGGAGCTTCAATATCCTGAGCCTCGTCTCGTCCGAGAGCGCCTTGAACTTCGCCGTCACTTCCTTCATCGATACCGGCCCTTCGATGCCACTATTTCCTTCCTTCCACGTAGACGCTCACCAAATAGTCTTCGAGTGACGCGCCTTCTCCTATGCCTTCCTGGAGTGCCCTGCCCATTGGATCCGCAGTGTCCGGTCTGATACACGCCGACCCGCCGGAGATCGTCGCCTTTACATCCTCAAACCCGGCATCTTCCACGAATCTCTTGTATTCATCGACAACAACGGCGCCAGCGACACACCCGACATAGGCGTCAACGCTTTGCCTGATGCTTTCAGGCAAAGGTTTCAGCAGCGCCATGTCCGAGACTGCAATGCGGCCTGACGGCTTCAGGACCCGGTGGATCTCCCGAAAGACCTGCCGCTTATCGGGCGAAAGGTTTATCACGCAATTGCTTATCACGACGTCCACGGAATTGTCCGCAACAGGCAGATTCTCTATCTCCCCGAGGCGAAATTCGACATTGAGGAATGAACCCTTTACAGCATTCTCGCGTGCCTTTTCCACCATGGCCGGCGTCATATCCACGCCTATAACCCGACCGGTTGCGCCAACCTTCCGGGCCGCGATGAAGCAGTCAAACCCGGCGCCGGCGCCCAGATCCAGAACCGCTTCACCCTTTTTCAGGCCCGCAAAGGCCGTGGGGTTTCCGCAGCTCAATCCCAGGTTAGCCCCATCGGGAATGGTCTGCAGGTCGTCGCGGGAATAGCCGATGGATACGGCAAACTCACCATTGTCGCACGACAGGCCGCTGCAGCACGATACCCCCTTGGTCTTGCCTTCGGCTATCGCACCGTATGCCTCACGGACGGTACTCCTGATCTTGTCTTCTTCCATATCACTCACCTCTCATAAAGAACAGTTGATGCGATTCGATTGGTTTCCACCGTCCGGAGGCGATTGCCCTGGGGGAGGAACTGTCCATATTGTAATGTTTTAGGAAGTACGCTTGATTTATACTCGACCATCTTCGCACCGTAATATATAAAAGAGTGTTTATATATTAGGACCGCCACAAATGATTGTCAAGACAATTTTGCCGGGGTCTGCGCCTGAATCAGTACCGCTCCCGGCCATTCTTGCCGGCGAAGGGGCAATTGCAGGTCCTGTTTCGGCAGCCGTCCAGTCCATGATCTCTCATCATATCACGGAAAAGACATCCTGCCGCTCGACCGTTTGCCCCGGGCGCGGCAACCTGCCGCATTGGATAACCGGGATCCTCTGGCTCGTGGCTTTTTGTGTTCTTCAGATTCATTGTCCGATCTCTACCTTTCTCCTGTCATCGTCCTCCACCGTTTGTGCGCCCGGCGCATTTTACTGCTCCGGACATCAAAGAGCGGCGTCCCTCGAAGATATTCGAGACAGATCCTGCGTGTGCCCATACCAACACATAGTGCTTATCGGAACAAACCATGATTTCTTAATACTTTTGTGCTTTTCGTGAGCCCCGGTCAACCCGGATCAAGGCACTATTTTTTTTGATAAAAACGAAATTTATGATATAGTAAAATATTCTGGGCGATGGGGGTTGGCATGGGCGACAAAAATTCATTGGTCTTCTATATCATTGCTTTTGCAGCCATGATCGGCGGTTTCGCTATGATCTTCTTAACACGCAGTACGACAATACTTGCCGCCGGGGCAGTTCTCATCTTTATCGGGCTCTTCGTTTTCCTTTTCGGCATGGAAAAAGCAAAAAAAGCCAAAACATAATGGCTTAAAACCAATCTCTGTCGCGCACATACTTGAAAACGCGGCATCGATAAGATCCCATGGATCGCACACGTCCTGTCGGATCTGTTTTTTGCCTTTCAACTTGCTGTCTTCATTCGTTGCAATCTTCAAAACCATCGTCGTTCAGATAATCGAAACCACACCAACATTCGGGAAACTATCGTGAGAAAGGCGGCGGTAACCTTTGATCAGTGCATTTATTGCGGAGTTGAAGGAGCGGCGTCCCCGGCGCCTAAACATTTGCATTCCAATCTGCCTGATGATAGTGTAAAGGCGTACCAATGAACGACTCACCGACAGACCAGGAAACCGCCGAACGGCTGCGGCTTGCCGGCAGGATAGACGGCCTCACCTCCCGCGAGACAGAATCCCTTTTCAGGAACGCCGTCATTGCGGGCAAAAGGCTCATCGTTGCCGATATGACGGACGTCAACTATGTCAGCAGCGCCGGTCTGCGGGTATTTCTCTCTTTTCAGAAGGAGCTGAAAAAGGCAGGCGGGGCGATCTGCTTCTTCAATACCGCCCCTTCCGTCTATTCAATATTCGAGATAAGCGGATTCACACATATCTTTCGTTTCCTGTCCTCTGAGGCCGAAATAGAGGAGCTCCGGAACGTGTCGGGGGAAGATGCGGCGACAAGGGAGATCCCATCGGACCGCGCGGTGTTGCGAGTCCTCACGCGCAATGCCTCTTCTATTGGGTCCCTTTCCCTTATCGGCAGCGAGGAAAGGCTCCCTTCCGCAGACTATGGCGAAGACGATGTAAGGCCCGTGAGGGCGTCGGATGTCCGGTTCGCCGCCGGGTTCGCCGCGCTGGGCCACACATTCAAAGACTATAAGGGTTATTTCGGAGAGGCCGCCGTCATCGACGGCAACATCTTCGTATACCCCGCCCTCAGAAGATCGGCCGTCGATTTCATCATTCATAACGAAGGCGAAAAGGACACGGTCTACCATTTTCTCCACGGTTTCTCCGTGCAGGGAAAGTTCAATCACATAATTTCCTTTGAACCGAAAGACGACCTCTTCACCCTTGATGGGCTCGTTGACAGCGCCCATCTCGCATCCTCCTCCCCCGTCGTGGGGATAACAGGCATCTTCGAGAGTAAAGGTCTCTTCGGTATGCGGCTGAAAAAGATCCCCCTTAAGGAAAACCGCGGTCCCGCAGAGACCGACATCTTCGGCGGCGACAATTTCCCCGAATGGATCGATTACTCCATAGAACCCGAAGACGTCTACAACCTCGTCGTCATGACTGGAATAGCCGTCAAAGACAGGGACAGCGTTACAGGAGCAGCGGACAGGATCATTCCCCGCGAGGGCCGCTTCCACCTGCACGGCGTCGTCTTTGACAAAAAGCCCTTCAACAAGATCATCGACAACTTTCCCAACGAGCTCAAAAGGGTCGTCACCGGAATGGAACCGCAAAGGGTCCTCCACCTTCTTGGCAAAACCCGGATCGGCCCCGGCCTCATGGGCATCATAGAACTTGGCGGCTAGACGATGGAACTCTGGGTAGGCGCTCTCAACCTTGGCTTTCTCTATGCCTTTGTCGCCATCGGCATCTACATAACCTTTCGCATCCATGACTTCCCCGACATAACCGTGGACGGGACATTCACGACAGGCGCCGCTGTCACGGCGGTCCTCGTCGTCGCGGGCGTCCATCCCCTTCTCGCCGTTCTTGCCTCCTTTCTTGCCTGTGCGGCGGCGGGCAGCATCACAGCCCTCATCAACACGCGCCTTCATGTCAACAGTCTCCTTGCGGGCATCCTCGTCATGACGGGTCTCTATTCCATAAATCTCCATATTATGGGGCGCTCCAACATACCGTTGCTCAGCACCCCGGAGTTCTTTCACCTCCTGAACAGGGCGAATCCCGGAATACCTTACGAGATATGGACAGCGCTGTGCCTCACCGTCATCATGGCCGTATCCTGGATGGCCGTATCCTTTTTCTTCAAAACGGATTTCGGCCTTTCCATGCGGGCGAGCGGCAACAATCCCGTCATGTCGCGCGCAGCGGGAATCAACGTTGACCGTGTCAAGATCTTCGGCGTCGCCATCGCGAATCGTCTCGTCGGCATCTCCGGCAGCCTCGTCGCCCAATACCAGGGCTTCGCCGACATCGGGATGGGCATCGGCACCGTGGTCACCGGCCTCGCCTCCGTCATCATCGGCGAATCCATCCTTAAAAGACATTCAATCTATGCGTGGATAGGCAGCGCCGTGATCGGGTCCGTGATCTTCCGGTTCATGATCGCCATCGCCCTTTATGCGGGCATGGATCCCGTCGATCTCAAGCTTCTGACGGCGATCTTCGTCCTCATTACCCTCATTGTCACCGCAAAGATCGCCAGAGGCGCCGGAAGGGTGAAGAAGAAGCACCTTGTCACGGCGGCCGTGGCGGCCGCCATTGTCCTGGGCATCTTC from the Syntrophorhabdaceae bacterium genome contains:
- a CDS encoding metalloregulator ArsR/SmtB family transcription factor, producing MKEVTAKFKALSDETRLRILKLLEGGELCVCDIVSALDMVQPKVSFHLGVLKKAKFLKDRKDGKWMHYRIDESDAFNRFLLLSVFERVPEAGSGRDRDRLEAALRQREVSDLSKSPACCSPAGRQGTT
- the arsM gene encoding arsenite methyltransferase encodes the protein MEEDKIRSTVREAYGAIAEGKTKGVSCCSGLSCDNGEFAVSIGYSRDDLQTIPDGANLGLSCGNPTAFAGLKKGEAVLDLGAGAGFDCFIAARKVGATGRVIGVDMTPAMVEKARENAVKGSFLNVEFRLGEIENLPVADNSVDVVISNCVINLSPDKRQVFREIHRVLKPSGRIAVSDMALLKPLPESIRQSVDAYVGCVAGAVVVDEYKRFVEDAGFEDVKATISGGSACIRPDTADPMGRALQEGIGEGASLEDYLVSVYVEGRK
- a CDS encoding STAS domain-containing protein, coding for MNDSPTDQETAERLRLAGRIDGLTSRETESLFRNAVIAGKRLIVADMTDVNYVSSAGLRVFLSFQKELKKAGGAICFFNTAPSVYSIFEISGFTHIFRFLSSEAEIEELRNVSGEDAATREIPSDRAVLRVLTRNASSIGSLSLIGSEERLPSADYGEDDVRPVRASDVRFAAGFAALGHTFKDYKGYFGEAAVIDGNIFVYPALRRSAVDFIIHNEGEKDTVYHFLHGFSVQGKFNHIISFEPKDDLFTLDGLVDSAHLASSSPVVGITGIFESKGLFGMRLKKIPLKENRGPAETDIFGGDNFPEWIDYSIEPEDVYNLVVMTGIAVKDRDSVTGAADRIIPREGRFHLHGVVFDKKPFNKIIDNFPNELKRVVTGMEPQRVLHLLGKTRIGPGLMGIIELGG